The following proteins are encoded in a genomic region of Candidatus Hydrogenedentota bacterium:
- the thyX gene encoding FAD-dependent thymidylate synthase: MEFVEPKVFLVGETRVVEEGLQAYLEHVGTPTWSTDAPSDAERLCEVYGRLCYRSFEPGLNPNVTRVRKGNANYLGHVLEVGHGSVIEHAVLNFILADVSRVFTHELVRHRAGTAISQESLRFVRLDRLTAYAPTHIRESEEGMEIYAKTIEQLEQIQQSLAKIFEIENEPKFDRKKKLTSAFRRVAPEGVATTIGWSCNFRALRHVLEMRTAPDAEEELRLVFGKVYETVKDRYPSLLGDYEVEIADGLPWVRTKNRKV; the protein is encoded by the coding sequence ATGGAATTTGTGGAGCCAAAGGTCTTTCTCGTCGGGGAAACGCGCGTCGTGGAAGAAGGTTTGCAGGCCTACCTCGAACACGTGGGCACCCCTACCTGGAGCACCGACGCTCCGAGCGACGCCGAGCGCCTCTGTGAAGTATACGGGCGGCTGTGCTACCGGTCTTTTGAGCCCGGACTGAACCCCAATGTGACTCGCGTGCGCAAAGGCAACGCCAACTATTTGGGCCACGTGCTCGAAGTTGGCCACGGCAGCGTAATCGAGCATGCGGTGCTCAACTTCATTCTCGCGGACGTAAGCCGCGTGTTTACGCATGAACTGGTCCGGCATCGCGCGGGCACAGCCATTTCGCAGGAATCCTTGCGCTTCGTCCGGCTGGACCGCCTGACGGCCTACGCGCCGACCCATATTCGCGAGAGCGAAGAGGGCATGGAAATCTATGCGAAGACCATCGAACAACTCGAGCAGATCCAGCAAAGCCTTGCGAAGATCTTCGAGATTGAGAATGAACCCAAATTCGATCGCAAGAAGAAACTAACGTCCGCGTTCCGGCGCGTAGCCCCGGAAGGCGTGGCGACGACGATTGGATGGTCGTGTAATTTCCGCGCGTTGCGGCACGTCCTCGAAATGCGGACGGCCCCCGACGCGGAAGAGGAATTGCGCCTTGTCTTTGGCAAGGTCTACGAGACGGTAAAAGACCGGTACCCCAGCTTGCTGGGAGACTACGAAGTCGAAATAGCAGATGGATTACCGTGGGTACGCACAAAGAACCGGAAGGTGTAG
- a CDS encoding alpha/beta hydrolase: protein MPSVQFQSFLAMARNKPLNTDAGLELHREGLERVVDLFPPLPDVVATPVDAGGIPSEWIDAQGTRDDRILFFAHGGGYSLGSLRTHRRLASDLARAGGLRALSIAYRLAPEHRFPAAVEDCVAAYRWLLGTGIKPEKIVFAGDSAGGGLVLSTMLKLRDEGNPLPAAGVCISPWTDLAATGASVFGRASQDPILNPRDLHTFALRYLGDADPRTPLASPLYGDMRGLPPLLIHVGSAEILLDDSTRLASRARDAGVDVTLHVAEEMIHAWHYFAGLIPEGEQAIAEVGQFIRAH from the coding sequence ATGCCCAGCGTACAATTTCAGTCGTTCCTGGCGATGGCGCGCAACAAGCCGCTCAATACCGATGCCGGCCTCGAACTGCACCGCGAAGGACTCGAACGCGTCGTCGATCTCTTTCCGCCACTCCCCGATGTCGTCGCGACTCCCGTGGATGCCGGCGGCATTCCCTCGGAATGGATCGATGCGCAAGGCACACGCGATGATCGCATCCTGTTCTTTGCGCATGGCGGTGGTTACAGTCTTGGATCGCTCAGAACGCATCGCCGCCTGGCATCGGACTTGGCGCGGGCGGGCGGGTTGCGGGCACTTTCCATTGCTTACCGCTTGGCGCCCGAACATCGCTTTCCCGCCGCTGTAGAAGATTGCGTCGCAGCGTACCGCTGGCTATTGGGGACAGGTATCAAACCTGAGAAGATTGTCTTTGCAGGCGACTCGGCAGGAGGGGGACTGGTCCTGTCGACGATGCTGAAGTTGCGAGACGAAGGCAATCCGCTGCCAGCCGCGGGGGTCTGCATTTCTCCGTGGACGGATCTTGCCGCGACCGGGGCCTCCGTGTTTGGCCGGGCTTCACAGGACCCTATTCTAAATCCACGCGATTTGCACACGTTCGCGTTGCGCTACCTTGGCGACGCCGATCCACGAACCCCCCTCGCGTCTCCTTTGTACGGTGACATGCGCGGGTTGCCGCCTTTGCTTATTCACGTAGGCTCGGCGGAAATACTCTTGGATGACTCCACACGGTTGGCATCCCGCGCACGCGACGCCGGTGTTGACGTAACGCTGCACGTGGCGGAGGAGATGATTCACGCATGGCATTACTTCGCGGGCCTGATCCCGGAAGGTGAACAGGCAATCGCGGAAGTGGGGCAGTTCATCCGCGCGCACTGA
- a CDS encoding HAD family hydrolase: MRLILFDIDGTLTATSDADKDCYDRAFLRAFGVPLPTTDWHAYKHVTDTGIIHEVVEPAWGRPVAISEIEAFESAFLDELMMAFETNPGGFTEVPGACALLSALQKMENVAIALATGGMRKTALFKLSKIGIDGEQLAGGFANDAISRADIARIAAQRTGVQASDIVYVGDGMWDLLTSRELGMRYVGITRESNADRLREAGATALLEDYSDPAAFYAALETAKVPTLP, translated from the coding sequence ATGCGACTCATTCTGTTCGATATCGACGGCACTCTGACTGCGACATCCGATGCCGATAAGGACTGCTACGATCGCGCGTTTTTGCGCGCGTTTGGGGTGCCTTTGCCCACAACCGACTGGCATGCCTACAAGCACGTTACCGATACCGGGATCATTCACGAAGTCGTCGAACCCGCGTGGGGGCGTCCCGTCGCTATAAGCGAGATTGAGGCGTTTGAGTCGGCATTCTTGGATGAACTCATGATGGCTTTCGAGACGAATCCGGGCGGTTTCACGGAAGTGCCCGGAGCGTGTGCGCTTCTCAGCGCCCTTCAGAAGATGGAGAATGTCGCGATTGCGTTGGCAACGGGCGGCATGCGGAAGACGGCCCTGTTTAAGTTGAGCAAGATCGGAATTGACGGCGAGCAGCTTGCGGGCGGTTTCGCCAATGACGCCATCTCACGCGCGGACATCGCACGGATTGCAGCACAACGCACGGGCGTTCAAGCAAGCGACATCGTTTATGTCGGCGACGGCATGTGGGACCTGCTTACCTCGCGCGAGTTGGGAATGCGTTATGTCGGAATTACGCGCGAGTCCAATGCAGACCGCTTGCGGGAAGCGGGCGCGACCGCACTCCTCGAAGACTATTCGGACCCTGCTGCATTCTACGCGGCGTTGGAGACTGCCAAGGTCCCTACCTTACCTTAG
- a CDS encoding glycine zipper 2TM domain-containing protein, whose protein sequence is MKKLLAMAVVVSVGSTFFLMGCQTTPTQQGAVAGGLLGAGAGAIIGNQVHGKSGEGALIGAAAGALTGALIGDHVDERRDRRGAQQQRAQQAPPPASAPTTQNGHWETHTVTTASGETYEERVFVQDR, encoded by the coding sequence ATGAAAAAGCTACTGGCAATGGCCGTAGTCGTTTCCGTAGGAAGCACGTTCTTTCTAATGGGCTGCCAAACCACGCCGACGCAACAAGGCGCGGTAGCTGGTGGTCTGCTTGGCGCGGGTGCGGGCGCCATCATCGGCAACCAGGTCCACGGCAAGAGTGGTGAGGGCGCCTTGATCGGCGCAGCCGCGGGCGCGCTTACAGGCGCGTTGATCGGCGACCACGTGGATGAGCGCCGCGACCGGCGCGGTGCGCAACAGCAGCGGGCGCAGCAAGCTCCTCCTCCAGCGTCTGCCCCCACGACACAAAATGGGCATTGGGAGACGCATACGGTGACGACGGCATCCGGCGAGACATACGAAGAGCGTGTGTTTGTTCAGGACCGCTAA
- the amrB gene encoding AmmeMemoRadiSam system protein B: MPEPIILSPAAFLVASFLNGENSLADIQYAFCNATGGQAIRDKDVEHIVEFLDNHGFLNTEKYLHIRLKIERAYYESESRPAHLAGKSYPADPAELREYLNGLYVRDGGPGELPRQVEEGQPLKCMVVPHIDFDRGGHSYAHGYLTLARMGRPDTVIVFGVAHAGPPAPFIMTRKHYETPFGTLEVDSELTERIAAACDWDPFEFEIVHRAEHSIEFQAVMLAHLYGPSVKIVPILCGPFCVDDAEEDDDSRAEAFLEACRAAIASSNRRVSVIAGADLAHVGKRFGDDFDITDEIVARVHDRDQEDLAKAIAVQPKAWYEGVMRDENERRVCGLNCIYSALRLVEDAARPGALHHYGYAPDPAGGIVSFASLTYV; the protein is encoded by the coding sequence GTGCCAGAGCCAATCATCCTGTCGCCGGCGGCATTTCTCGTGGCATCGTTTCTCAACGGAGAAAACAGTCTGGCGGACATCCAGTATGCGTTCTGCAACGCCACGGGCGGCCAAGCTATTCGCGACAAGGACGTGGAGCACATTGTCGAGTTTCTCGACAACCACGGTTTTCTAAACACAGAAAAGTACCTGCACATTCGCCTAAAAATCGAGCGCGCGTACTACGAATCGGAGTCGCGCCCGGCGCACCTGGCTGGGAAGTCGTATCCCGCCGATCCTGCCGAGCTCCGCGAATACTTGAATGGTCTCTATGTGCGCGATGGGGGCCCCGGTGAATTGCCCCGCCAAGTGGAGGAGGGGCAGCCGCTGAAGTGTATGGTTGTGCCGCACATCGATTTCGACCGGGGCGGCCACAGTTATGCGCACGGATATCTAACGCTGGCTCGGATGGGTCGTCCCGATACGGTGATTGTATTCGGCGTCGCCCACGCGGGTCCTCCCGCTCCGTTCATCATGACGCGCAAGCACTACGAAACACCGTTCGGGACGTTGGAAGTGGATTCGGAGTTAACGGAACGAATCGCGGCGGCATGCGATTGGGATCCGTTCGAATTCGAGATCGTGCATCGCGCCGAACACTCTATCGAGTTTCAAGCCGTCATGCTCGCGCACCTCTACGGTCCGTCTGTCAAGATAGTGCCCATACTCTGCGGACCGTTTTGCGTTGATGACGCGGAAGAAGACGACGATTCGCGGGCAGAAGCGTTCCTGGAAGCGTGCCGTGCAGCCATCGCTTCTTCGAATAGGCGGGTATCGGTAATAGCCGGGGCCGACTTGGCGCACGTAGGGAAGCGATTTGGCGATGACTTCGACATCACCGATGAAATTGTCGCGCGCGTGCACGATCGCGACCAGGAGGACTTGGCCAAGGCCATCGCCGTTCAGCCAAAGGCCTGGTATGAGGGCGTCATGCGCGACGAGAACGAGCGCAGGGTGTGCGGACTCAATTGCATTTACTCGGCATTGCGGTTAGTGGAAGATGCTGCGCGTCCCGGCGCTTTGCATCATTACGGTTACGCGCCCGACCCCGCGGGCGGAATTGTGTCGTTTGCGAGTCTGACCTACGTCTGA